A single region of the Ciconia boyciana chromosome 13, ASM3463844v1, whole genome shotgun sequence genome encodes:
- the LOC140658971 gene encoding parvalbumin beta-like, with product MVLSSILTEAEIAAGLQSCQAADSFDYKTIFVKVGLNSKSKDQLTKAVGILDQDRSGFIEEDELKLFLQNFSASARALTDAETKAFLAAGDSDGDGKIGVDEFQALVKS from the exons ATGGTTCTTTCTAGCATCCTGACAGAAGCTGAAATTGCTGCTGGCCTACAGAGCTGTCAAg CTGCTGATTCATTCGAttacaaaaccatttttgtCAAAGTGGGTCTCAACTCCAAGTCCAAAGATCAGCTCACCAAAGCCGTAGGAATTCTTGACCAGGATAGGAGTGGCTTTATTGAGGAAGATGAACTGAA ACTTTTCCTGCAGAATTTCTCAGCGAGTGCCAGAGCTTTGACTGATGCTGAGACCAAGGCATTCCTGGCAGCAGGTGATAGTGACGGAGATGGTAAAATTGGAGTGGATG agtttCAAGCTCTGGTCAAATCTTAA